A window of Pirellula sp. SH-Sr6A contains these coding sequences:
- a CDS encoding winged helix-turn-helix domain-containing protein, whose translation MKKADVKIGGKYYANVSGNRCEIRIDAEKPRGGWDATNLATGKKILIKSAQRLHGEVTTRAGQAKVTTEGNVTVVENEPATVESFGESATKVAVLKKPRKTKPAANESAAAETAATGKKRMSCIEAALKVLSESTEPMNTQQMIAAMEAKGYWSSPGGKTPHATLYSVILRDLAKGDSSRFVKAERGRFTVSTK comes from the coding sequence ATGAAGAAGGCAGACGTAAAGATCGGCGGCAAGTATTACGCGAATGTTTCCGGCAACCGTTGTGAAATCCGAATTGATGCTGAGAAACCGCGTGGCGGATGGGATGCCACGAATCTGGCCACAGGCAAGAAGATTCTTATCAAAAGCGCACAGCGTCTTCATGGGGAGGTGACGACGCGAGCCGGCCAAGCCAAGGTGACCACCGAGGGAAATGTCACCGTGGTCGAGAATGAGCCGGCAACTGTCGAATCGTTCGGGGAGTCCGCGACCAAGGTGGCCGTTCTTAAGAAGCCTCGTAAAACCAAACCTGCTGCAAACGAATCGGCGGCGGCCGAAACAGCGGCGACTGGGAAAAAACGAATGAGCTGCATCGAAGCGGCATTGAAGGTCCTCTCCGAATCCACAGAACCCATGAACACGCAACAGATGATTGCTGCCATGGAAGCGAAGGGGTACTGGTCGAGCCCGGGTGGAAAAACTCCCCACGCGACCCTCTACAGCGTGATCCTTCGCGACTTGGCCAAAGGCGATTCGAGCCGGTTTGTAAAAGCCGAGCGCGGACGCTTTACAGTCTCCACCAAATAA
- a CDS encoding DUF4314 domain-containing protein gives MRIRLKSGDRIRLVSMPDDPDPIPVGMLGTVTEVHEHRDWMQVEVDWDNGRSLMLTLPDDCIEIIDSQNSESCRDHTMSTRATIAHSDSDGSYHATYLHFDGYPEHAGVILNQWYNSIEKASALIAGGELRSLNSSDGAPEYFSRAQPPKHLCDRMSLMTFARGCDANYLYVFEDGHWHCHKL, from the coding sequence ATGCGAATTCGATTGAAGAGTGGCGACCGCATACGGTTGGTCTCGATGCCTGATGATCCCGATCCAATCCCGGTCGGGATGCTTGGAACCGTCACCGAGGTTCATGAGCATCGAGACTGGATGCAGGTTGAGGTGGATTGGGACAACGGCCGCTCCCTGATGCTGACCCTTCCCGATGACTGTATTGAGATCATCGATTCCCAGAACTCCGAATCCTGTAGGGACCACACCATGTCGACGCGAGCAACGATTGCCCATTCCGATAGCGATGGGAGCTACCACGCTACCTACCTGCATTTCGATGGATATCCGGAACATGCAGGGGTGATTCTCAACCAATGGTACAACTCCATCGAGAAGGCCTCGGCGTTGATCGCCGGAGGAGAACTGCGAAGTTTGAACTCGAGCGATGGGGCACCCGAGTATTTCTCTCGGGCACAACCCCCAAAGCATCTCTGCGACCGGATGTCGCTCATGACGTTTGCACGCGGCTGCGATGCGAACTACCTTTACGTCTTCGAAGACGGGCATTGGCACTGCCACAAGCTTTAG